One part of the Streptomyces nigra genome encodes these proteins:
- a CDS encoding CoA transferase subunit A, translated as MDKVVATALEAVADVGDGASLAVGGFGLSGVPNVLIHALYERGVSGLAVVSNNCGAMESGLAVLLAAGRIARVTGSYIGANKEFARQYLSGELEVEMIPQGTLAERLRAGGAGIPAFYTPAGVGTQVADGGLPWRYDGSGGVALASPPKEIREFDGTEYVLERGIRTDFALVRAARGDRHGNLVFAKSARNFNPLAAMAGRITIAEVEELVEPGGIDPDAVHLPGIFVQRVVALTPEQAADKGVERRTVAPRTARGTVDG; from the coding sequence ATGGACAAGGTGGTCGCCACGGCCCTGGAGGCGGTGGCCGACGTGGGCGACGGGGCGTCGCTGGCCGTGGGCGGCTTCGGCCTGAGCGGTGTGCCGAACGTACTGATCCACGCGCTGTACGAGCGCGGTGTGTCCGGCCTCGCGGTCGTCTCCAACAACTGCGGCGCGATGGAGTCCGGGCTGGCCGTACTGCTGGCGGCGGGACGGATCGCCCGGGTCACCGGCTCCTACATCGGCGCGAACAAGGAGTTCGCCCGGCAGTACCTGTCCGGGGAGCTGGAGGTGGAGATGATCCCGCAGGGCACGCTGGCCGAGCGGCTGCGGGCCGGCGGCGCCGGCATCCCCGCCTTCTACACCCCGGCGGGTGTCGGCACCCAGGTCGCCGACGGCGGACTGCCCTGGCGCTACGACGGTTCCGGCGGGGTCGCGCTCGCCTCGCCGCCGAAGGAGATCCGCGAGTTCGACGGCACCGAGTACGTACTGGAGCGCGGTATCCGCACCGACTTCGCGCTGGTCCGCGCCGCCCGGGGCGACCGGCACGGCAACCTGGTGTTCGCCAAGTCCGCCCGGAACTTCAACCCGCTGGCCGCGATGGCCGGGCGGATCACGATCGCCGAGGTCGAGGAGCTGGTCGAGCCCGGCGGTATCGACCCGGACGCGGTCCACCTCCCGGGGATCTTCGTCCAGCGGGTCGTGGCGCTTACCCCGGAGCAGGCGGCGGACAAGGGCGTCGAACGGCGCACGGTGGCACCGCGTACGGCGCGCGGGACGGTGGACGGCTGA